One window of the Actinomyces procaprae genome contains the following:
- a CDS encoding HAD-IC family P-type ATPase: protein MTAPAATAGAADTTGLTAGEVAERVRAGQTNAYRDTTSRSAAAILRANVFTIFNAILGAALVLILLFGSWKDALFGFVLLLNTATGTIAEVRAKRALDRLSVLDAPRAHVLRDGVEQDVDVAAVVLDDVLRLRSGEQVPADAVVLTSDNLELDESILTGESDPVRPDADDRVMSGTTVTAGTALVRTTAVGADAYARRLAREARRYSVVTSELQEGTNRVLRWISWVIVPVALLLVWSQLRQNGGVAQALASGQWRVALVAGIAGVIGMVPQGLVLLTSVNFATASLALARRNVLVQELPAVEVLARVDTLCLDKTGTITTGAIRLEEVAGPDGGPPPRAVLEALAALSDGEDPNATAVAIARGLVDQRYLGEQAAAAGARAVEAAVPFSSRRKWSAVRYDGVTWVLGAPEIVLARTPGAEAALARVRERAADGARVVALARSGESCGTGADDHLLPGGLEPAALVVLAEEIRPDAARTLDYFRQQGVEVKVISGDNPDTVAAVARRAGVTGPDGGAPVAVDARTLPQEADPDGPEAERLAEVLEGASVLGRVTPEQKCAFVRALKSRGRVVAMTGDGVNDALALKDADLGIAMGNGAPATKAVARLVLLKGEFSALPGVVAQGRRVMANTERIASLFLAKTVYASLIAVVVSLTAIAYPFLPRQLTIVSSLTIGIPAFILALAPNSRRYRAGFLGRVLTLAVPAGLVAGCATLAARTWLVAVGVSSEQVTTGATLVLVCSGLWLLTLTARPLLGWRLGLVAAMAGIAVLGVFVPAVRAFFLLAWPAAGTWWIILAVSAAAVAGIEAVYLLRPRLVAYLHARGLVN from the coding sequence ATGACTGCGCCCGCCGCCACAGCCGGAGCCGCGGATACGACCGGGCTGACGGCGGGCGAGGTAGCCGAGCGCGTGCGCGCCGGACAGACCAACGCCTACCGGGACACCACCTCCCGTTCGGCCGCCGCGATCCTGCGCGCCAACGTCTTCACGATCTTCAACGCCATCCTGGGCGCCGCCCTGGTGCTGATCCTGCTGTTCGGCTCCTGGAAGGACGCCCTATTCGGCTTCGTGCTGCTGCTGAACACGGCCACCGGCACCATTGCGGAGGTACGCGCCAAGCGGGCCCTGGACCGCCTGTCCGTGCTGGACGCGCCGCGCGCCCACGTGCTGCGCGACGGCGTCGAGCAGGACGTGGACGTGGCCGCGGTGGTGCTCGACGACGTGCTGCGGCTGCGCAGCGGCGAGCAGGTACCCGCCGACGCCGTGGTGCTGACCAGCGACAACCTGGAGCTGGACGAGTCCATCCTCACCGGCGAGTCCGACCCGGTGCGCCCCGACGCCGACGACCGGGTCATGTCCGGCACCACCGTCACCGCAGGCACCGCCCTGGTACGCACCACCGCGGTCGGCGCCGACGCCTACGCCCGCCGGCTGGCCCGGGAGGCCCGCCGCTACTCGGTGGTCACCTCCGAGCTGCAGGAGGGCACCAACCGGGTGCTGCGCTGGATCTCCTGGGTGATCGTGCCCGTGGCGCTGCTCCTGGTGTGGTCGCAGCTGCGGCAGAACGGCGGTGTGGCGCAGGCACTGGCCTCCGGGCAGTGGCGCGTCGCGCTGGTTGCCGGAATCGCCGGCGTGATCGGCATGGTGCCGCAGGGCCTGGTGCTGCTCACCTCCGTCAACTTCGCCACCGCCTCCCTGGCCCTGGCCCGCCGCAACGTGCTGGTGCAGGAGCTGCCCGCCGTGGAGGTGCTGGCCCGCGTGGACACCCTGTGCCTGGACAAGACCGGCACCATCACCACCGGCGCTATCCGCCTGGAGGAGGTCGCCGGCCCCGACGGCGGCCCCCCGCCCCGGGCGGTGCTGGAGGCCCTGGCCGCCCTCAGCGACGGCGAGGACCCCAACGCCACCGCCGTCGCCATCGCCCGCGGACTGGTGGACCAGCGGTACCTGGGGGAGCAGGCCGCCGCGGCCGGGGCCCGCGCGGTGGAGGCCGCCGTGCCCTTCTCCTCACGCCGCAAGTGGTCGGCCGTCCGCTACGACGGCGTCACCTGGGTGCTGGGCGCCCCCGAGATCGTCCTGGCCAGGACTCCCGGAGCCGAGGCCGCGCTGGCGCGGGTACGCGAGCGCGCCGCCGACGGCGCCCGGGTGGTGGCTCTGGCCCGCTCCGGCGAGTCCTGCGGCACCGGCGCCGACGACCACCTGCTGCCCGGCGGACTGGAGCCGGCGGCGCTGGTGGTGCTGGCCGAGGAGATTCGCCCCGACGCCGCCCGGACCCTCGACTACTTCCGGCAGCAGGGCGTAGAGGTGAAGGTGATCTCCGGGGACAACCCGGACACCGTGGCCGCCGTCGCCCGTCGGGCGGGCGTGACCGGCCCGGACGGCGGGGCTCCGGTCGCCGTCGACGCCCGCACCCTGCCGCAGGAGGCGGACCCGGACGGTCCGGAGGCCGAGCGCCTGGCCGAGGTCCTGGAGGGCGCGAGCGTGCTGGGGCGGGTGACTCCCGAGCAGAAGTGCGCCTTCGTGCGGGCGCTCAAGTCGCGGGGCCGGGTGGTGGCCATGACCGGCGACGGCGTCAACGACGCCCTCGCCCTGAAGGACGCCGACCTGGGCATCGCCATGGGCAACGGGGCGCCCGCCACCAAGGCGGTCGCCCGCCTGGTGCTGCTCAAGGGGGAGTTCTCCGCCCTGCCGGGCGTGGTGGCGCAGGGGCGGCGGGTCATGGCCAACACCGAGCGCATCGCCTCCCTGTTCCTGGCCAAGACCGTCTACGCTTCGCTGATCGCCGTGGTCGTCTCCCTGACCGCCATCGCCTACCCGTTCCTGCCGCGGCAGCTGACGATCGTGTCCTCGCTGACGATCGGTATCCCGGCCTTCATCCTCGCGCTGGCGCCCAATAGCCGCCGCTACCGGGCCGGCTTCCTGGGGCGGGTGCTGACCCTGGCGGTGCCGGCCGGGCTGGTGGCCGGCTGCGCCACCCTGGCGGCCCGTACCTGGCTGGTGGCCGTGGGGGTTTCGAGCGAGCAGGTGACCACCGGCGCGACCCTGGTGCTGGTGTGCTCCGGACTGTGGCTGCTCACCCTGACGGCCCGGCCGCTGCTGGGATGGCGACTCGGCCTGGTGGCGGCGATGGCGGGCATCGCGGTGCTGGGCGTGTTCGTGCCCGCCGTGCGCGCCTTCTTCCTGCTGGCCTGGCCCGCGGCGGGCACCTGGTGGATCATCCTGGCTGTGTCCGCTGCCGCCGTGGCAGGCATTGAGGCGGTATACCTGCTGCGCCCGCGCCTGGTCGCATACCTGCACGCCCGGGGCCTGGTGAACTGA
- a CDS encoding YciI family protein: MSKIFAVEYHYVTDQDEAMADLRPTHRAFNAALAEQDRLLAAGPYVGTHDALIVVRADDAAGALALLEEDPFNQAGFIAERIPHEWNPVIGVLA, encoded by the coding sequence ATGAGCAAGATCTTCGCCGTCGAGTACCACTACGTCACCGACCAGGACGAGGCCATGGCCGACCTCCGCCCCACCCACCGCGCCTTCAACGCCGCGCTGGCCGAGCAGGACCGGCTGCTCGCCGCCGGCCCCTACGTGGGCACGCACGACGCGCTCATCGTGGTGCGCGCCGACGACGCCGCCGGCGCCCTGGCCCTGCTGGAGGAGGACCCCTTCAACCAGGCGGGCTTCATCGCCGAGCGCATCCCCCACGAGTGGAACCCGGTGATCGGCGTCCTGGCCTGA
- the uvrA gene encoding excinuclease ABC subunit UvrA gives MNDSLVIRGAREHNLQGIGIDLPRDKMIVFTGLSGSGKSSLAFDTIFAEGQRRYVESLSSYARQFLGQMDKPDVDFIEGLSPAVSIDQKSTSRNPRSTVGTVTEVYDYLRLLYARAGIQHCPVCDAVISSQTPQQIVDHIREMEDGTRFQVLAPVIRGRKGEYTELFTELQGRGFSRVRVDGATHRLGEVPALNKKLKHNIEVVVDRLVVREGIRQRLTDSVETALELADGLVIIDLVDLPEDDPGRTRRYSEKRACPNEHPLQLDEMEPRTFSFNAPYGACPACTGIGSRLEVDPELVVPDEELTLAEGAVAPWAGHQKYFTRQLKALGEELSFDVDTPWRALPERAKDAILRGKDFEVKVRYRNRWGRERIYSTGFEGALNYVMRKHDETESEWSKDRYEGYMREVPCPVCNGTRLKPEVLAVRVGDKSIAQLCDLSISECRDFLAGLELTGQAAQIAGSVLSEIAARLGFLVDVGLDYLSLSRGAATLSGGEAQRIRLATQIGSGLVGVLYVLDEPSIGLHQRDNTRLIDTLERLRDLGNTLIVVEHDEETIRSADYVVDIGPGAGEKGGQVVYAGEVAGLLQARGSVTGDYLAGRRAIEVPGSRRKPAKGKAVTVVGARENNLKDVTVTFPLGVFTAVTGVSGSGKSSLVNSILYQVLANRLNHARGVPGRHKTVRGLDNLDKVVHVDQSPIGRTPRSNPATYTGVWDHIRKIFAQVPESKVRGYGPGRFSFNVKGGRCEACKGDGTLKIEMNFLPDVYVPCEVCGGARYNRETLEIRYKDATVADVLDMTISQAADFFAATPIIARHLNTLVEVGLGYVRLGQAATTLSGGEAQRVKLATELQRRSTGRTIYVLDEPTTGLHFEDIRKLLGVLQGLVDKGNSVVVIEHNLDVIANADWIIDMGPEGGKNGGTVVATGTPEQVAEVEGSWTGHYLKELLEQRRAAS, from the coding sequence GTGAACGACTCCCTCGTCATCCGTGGCGCCCGCGAGCACAACCTGCAGGGCATCGGCATCGACCTCCCGCGGGACAAGATGATCGTCTTCACCGGCCTGTCCGGCTCGGGCAAGTCCTCCCTCGCCTTCGACACGATCTTCGCCGAGGGGCAGCGCCGCTACGTGGAGTCGCTGTCCTCCTACGCCCGCCAGTTCCTCGGCCAGATGGACAAGCCCGACGTCGACTTCATCGAGGGGCTGTCACCGGCGGTTTCCATCGACCAGAAGTCCACCTCCCGCAACCCCCGCTCCACGGTCGGTACCGTCACCGAGGTCTACGACTACCTGCGCCTGCTGTATGCGCGCGCCGGCATCCAGCACTGCCCCGTCTGCGACGCCGTCATCTCCTCCCAGACCCCCCAGCAGATCGTCGACCACATCCGCGAGATGGAGGACGGCACCCGCTTCCAGGTGCTCGCCCCCGTCATCCGCGGCCGCAAGGGCGAGTACACCGAGCTGTTCACCGAGCTGCAGGGCCGCGGCTTCTCCCGCGTCCGCGTCGACGGCGCCACCCACCGCCTGGGGGAGGTGCCCGCCCTGAACAAGAAGCTCAAGCACAACATCGAGGTGGTCGTCGACCGGCTGGTGGTGCGCGAGGGCATTCGCCAGCGGCTGACCGACTCGGTGGAGACCGCCCTGGAGCTCGCCGACGGCCTGGTCATCATCGACCTGGTGGACCTGCCCGAGGACGACCCCGGCCGCACCCGCCGCTACTCCGAGAAACGTGCCTGCCCCAACGAGCACCCGCTCCAACTGGACGAGATGGAGCCGCGCACCTTCTCCTTCAACGCCCCCTACGGCGCCTGCCCCGCCTGCACCGGCATCGGCAGCCGACTGGAGGTCGACCCCGAGCTCGTCGTCCCCGATGAGGAACTCACCCTGGCCGAGGGCGCCGTCGCCCCCTGGGCCGGCCACCAGAAGTACTTCACCCGCCAGCTCAAGGCGCTGGGCGAGGAGCTGTCCTTCGACGTCGATACCCCCTGGCGCGCGCTGCCCGAGCGCGCCAAGGACGCGATCCTGCGCGGCAAGGACTTCGAGGTCAAGGTCCGCTACCGCAATCGCTGGGGCCGGGAGCGCATCTACTCCACCGGCTTCGAGGGCGCCCTCAACTACGTCATGCGCAAGCACGACGAGACCGAGTCCGAATGGTCCAAGGACCGTTACGAGGGGTACATGCGGGAGGTCCCCTGTCCCGTCTGCAACGGCACCCGGCTCAAGCCGGAAGTACTGGCCGTACGCGTGGGCGATAAGTCCATCGCCCAGCTGTGCGACCTGTCCATCAGCGAGTGCCGTGACTTCCTGGCCGGGCTTGAGCTGACCGGCCAGGCCGCGCAGATCGCCGGCAGCGTCCTCAGTGAGATCGCCGCCCGCCTGGGCTTCCTCGTCGACGTCGGCCTGGACTACCTGAGCCTGTCGCGCGGCGCCGCCACCCTGTCCGGGGGCGAGGCACAGCGCATCCGCCTGGCCACCCAGATCGGCTCCGGGCTGGTCGGCGTCCTGTACGTGCTGGACGAGCCCAGCATCGGCCTGCACCAGCGGGACAACACCCGGCTCATCGACACCCTGGAGCGCCTGCGGGACCTGGGCAACACCCTGATCGTCGTGGAGCACGACGAGGAGACCATCCGCTCGGCCGACTATGTGGTGGACATCGGCCCCGGGGCGGGGGAGAAGGGCGGCCAGGTCGTCTACGCCGGCGAGGTCGCCGGCCTGCTTCAGGCCCGCGGCTCCGTCACCGGCGACTACCTGGCGGGCCGCCGCGCCATCGAGGTGCCCGGCAGCCGCCGCAAGCCCGCCAAGGGGAAGGCGGTTACCGTCGTCGGCGCCCGGGAGAACAATCTCAAGGACGTCACCGTCACCTTCCCGCTGGGCGTGTTCACGGCCGTCACCGGCGTGTCCGGCTCCGGGAAGTCCTCCCTGGTCAATTCGATCCTGTACCAGGTACTGGCCAACCGGCTCAACCACGCCCGGGGCGTGCCCGGGCGGCACAAGACCGTGCGCGGCCTGGACAACCTGGACAAGGTCGTGCACGTGGACCAGTCGCCCATCGGCCGCACGCCGCGCTCCAACCCGGCCACCTACACGGGCGTGTGGGACCACATCCGCAAGATCTTCGCTCAGGTGCCGGAGTCGAAGGTGCGCGGCTACGGCCCCGGCCGCTTCTCCTTCAACGTCAAGGGCGGCCGCTGCGAGGCCTGCAAGGGCGACGGCACCCTCAAGATCGAGATGAACTTCCTGCCGGACGTGTACGTGCCCTGCGAGGTGTGCGGCGGCGCCCGCTACAACCGGGAGACACTGGAGATCCGCTACAAGGACGCCACGGTCGCCGACGTCCTGGACATGACCATCAGCCAGGCCGCCGACTTCTTCGCCGCCACCCCCATCATCGCCCGCCACCTGAATACGCTGGTGGAGGTGGGACTCGGCTACGTGCGCCTGGGGCAGGCCGCCACCACCCTGTCCGGCGGTGAGGCCCAGCGCGTCAAGCTCGCCACCGAGCTGCAGCGCCGCTCCACCGGCCGCACCATCTACGTGCTGGACGAGCCCACCACCGGCCTGCACTTCGAGGACATCCGCAAGCTCCTGGGCGTGCTGCAGGGGCTGGTGGACAAGGGCAACTCCGTGGTGGTGATAGAGCACAACCTGGACGTCATCGCCAACGCCGACTGGATCATCGACATGGGCCCCGAGGGAGGCAAGAACGGCGGCACCGTGGTTGCCACCGGCACCCCCGAGCAGGTCGCCGAGGTCGAGGGCTCCTGGACCGGCCACTACCTCAAGGAGCTGCTCGAGCAGCGCCGGGCGGCGAGCTGA